From Camelus bactrianus isolate YW-2024 breed Bactrian camel chromosome 16, ASM4877302v1, whole genome shotgun sequence, the proteins below share one genomic window:
- the TRARG1 gene encoding trafficking regulator of GLUT4 1 encodes MANPGQPQFAPAQGPGIASPLDLPEMEKLLTKVVGQDDKPLKLSKSLSGALDLEQNGHGLPFKVVPEGHREPSLALSSSRASSRRPSSIATTSYAQDREVPKDYLILAIVSCFCPVWPLNLIPLIFSIMSRSSVQQGDLDGARRLGRLARMLSITFIIMGIVIIIVAVTVNFAVQKK; translated from the exons ATGGCCAACCCCGGGCAGCCTCAGTTTGCCCCAGCGCAGGGGCCAGGCATCGCCTCACCCCTGGACCTGCCAGAGATGGAGAAGCTCCTCACCAAGGTCGTGGGCCAGGATGACAAGCCCCTGAAGCTGTCCAAGTCCCTCTCGGGGGCTTTGGACCTGGAGCAGAATGGCCATGGCCTGCCGTTCAAGGTGGTACCCGAGGGGCACCGGGAGCCCTCACTCGCCCTGTCATCCTCCCGGGCCAGCTCGAGGCGGCCGTCCTCCATTGCCACCACCTCCTATGCCCAGGATAGAGAAGTTCCCAAAGATTACCTCATCCTTGCCATCgtctcctgcttctgccctgTCTGGCCCCTCAACCTCATCCCCCTCATCTTTTCCATCATG TCTCGAAGTAGTGTGCAGCAGGGGGACCTGGACGGGGCCCGCAGGCTGGGCCGCCTGGCCCGGATGCTCAGCATCACCTTCATCATCATGGGGATCGTCATCATCATCGTGGCCGTGACTGTCAACTTTGCAG ttcagaagaaataa